ccatcctATTGAGCCGGTTGGGGGAGGGGGCAGAACCCATTGGCGGTGACAGGGGGTGGCGTCAGGGAGTAGAAGTGTGGGGCATATGGGGATGAGGTAGGGTACATGAGGGTGGGGTGAGGTAGAGGTATCAGTGCACAACCTACCGATGCGGGGGCGGATGGGGGTGCGGTGAGACAGGAGGGCTGCATCGAGGTGGACGGAGTTACGGCAAAGGTACGGTCATAGGGCTCGatcgggaggaaggagaagactccttagtcttcttcaattttttttttgtttgctttGCGATTCATATTTTGCCACGTAAGCATTTAAGTgccactttttaaaaaaattagtcacataaatataaatttagtaGAAAATAACTAaactcaagagaaaaaaaaaatcgaaaatcaatcaaaggagaagattaaGGTGATTTAAAAAGATCAGAGttcaaaatttatgattttatagtttaggaattatttaaaaatattcgaTGTAATTTAAGGATCAACGTAACCTACCCTAAACCTTTTTTCTTCCGATATAACTTCTCCTCCCCAGCTTTCTCTCTCtacccctccctccctccctcccttccaACCCCCTTTAAAGGCCACGACTCGTTCCAAACGACCAACGCCTCTCTCTTCTTCGCCCCCCTCTCTGTTTCTCCACCCCTCCGATCTTCGCCTTTCCCTTCTGCTGCTCTACTGCTCCCAGGTATCTATTTCTCCCCCAAGACTCGTTTGTGGACGGTTTTTCggctttctttttgttttttgttttttttgggtGGTTTTGTGCTGGAATTGTTGATTCCGGTGCTGGGATTGGGATTTTATTCCATTTTGCATTGTTCTGGGCTGTGGTATAGccattttttgttctttttctcctgccatgttttttttttttcctggattGGAGGTTTGCGGAGATTAGTTGCTACTTGCTTGGGAGCTGTGGAGCGGTTTCTGGCGTTCTTGTTCTTTTTGAATGTTGGAAGTCTGTGACTTGTTGATGTACCGGTCTGCTTGTTAAATTTGCCTTTCCCTTTCTGTTCATAGTATCGCGTCTTCCTTGTCGATTGGaggttttttttttattcctgGCAAATTACAGTAGGGTTTGATTCTATTGGAGCATGAAAAttcggattttttttttcgttttcagGTTTATCAATTGTTAAGTCGTTCCACTTATTCTTTCATGTGATCGTGTGTTGGAATATTTTCTAATGGGTTTCCATTTCGATTTTGGGCTCGAAAATTGCTTTTTTGGTTCTTCTGTTTATAGAATCTTAGCGTTTTGCGCCCctgtatctttttttcttttagttgTTTTGGTTTTTATGCTTTTGTGGACTGCTGGTATCCATGTGaatttaatgatatttatatCCAGGAGGGATGGTGCCATTGGAAgggttttattttgatttttctatcaaaatttgacTTCTCAGACATAGAGCTGTGAATGTTTATTGTTAatattgccttttttttttcccatcttCATTAGTATgctgaaatttgaatttttatgagTGATCTTTTGTGGGTCTTTGTCGGTACATTTTTCTTGCCTGGACAGGAGATCGCCAGTCGGTATTACAGAAGAAGAGGGACCTTCATCCCCCTAAATTCTGTGACAGAGGAGTTCATTTGATTCCTGTGCTGTGGTCTTGAAGTTCTTTCTCCCATGCTACCTGCCAGCAGGAGTAGAAGTCAGCCTAGGGCTGGTAGATCTTGGCCCTTTTCAGGTTTCTAGTATTAGTTATCACATATTCAGCTCTTACTTTATAGTTTTCTGAGTTTACTTTTCCTGGATGTATGAGCAGAACTATAGCTCAACAAATTCAGTTTCTTGGGTACAGACTTTTTAAAATTACTTGGTTGAAATTTGTGTTCATGTAATGATGCTCATATTCTTATTTTGTTTTTGTGGTAGCTGTTTTTATTGTTAATTAAGATATATAGCTTTTttggaatattgaaatatttcttCTGTCAGAATTTTTGGTGTATTGTTTGTATAAATAGTATATATCTGAAAACCTTGTGCCGTAGAAATGTTGAATGTCACAATTATGGCAATGCATACATATTTCTTAATATCTGTAAGTTATATGGTTTGTGCTATTTCTTTGATTCCATTATTTCTGCATGGATCTGAAGGCTTTCATTTTACAGGGATGGATTACTCAGATTCAAGACGCAAGCCTCATTTTCTTGGAAAAGTTCTTATAGCTGCTATTTTCACAACCTTATGCATATTCATTTTGAAGCAATCCCCTGGTTTCACTGGTGATAGTGCCGTAAGCTTTCAAACCATTTTTTTCAGTTGGTCCTTTTCTTTTACTAGGAAATTTGTATGGATAAGCTTATATCATCAGTTTCTCAATCAGTATTTTTCCTTTCATGTTAGATTTTGCCCTTCAGCCTAAGCTTTTTGTATGGAATGGATTCCTAATTGTTCATGGAATGTAGATATAGAGTTGAAGTTGATTCCAGATGATGCTTATGTGCTTGCATCTGTTATTTTGGATCCGAAGTTTGATAATGAACTAGCATCTTGGATTGCTTTCCTCAGAAACTGGCTAGCAAGGTCTAAGTTTTGGCCAAAGTTGAAATATATTGGCTGAAACCAATTGGTTTTGTTTGAAGCCAATATGAGATCGCCCAATTTTCCTAGCATCAGCCAGTTTGATCGAAATGGACTCATATCTGTACAGTTTCAGCTAGTTTTGGAGGTTTTGGACAAAGCAAGCATACGATACGATAAGAAACTTCATTTTTATGTATATGTTTTTGGGTTTTGTATAAAACACTTAATAAGCATGTTGATGAACTTGAATATTATTAGAAGCACATACAATCTAAACATCTAGATGCTAGTATATAAATGATAAGAAGTCAAAATTTACACAAACTAATATTATTAGTAAACCTTTTTTGTATAGGTGCTGTGAAATAACCAAAACATAAAGAAAATATAAGTGATTTTGTAAAATGCATTATAAGTTGCTTTTTTGTTTTGATACAAATTTGTTTGGTATATCAGATTCTCATTAAGCGAAATATTATGATTTTAAAATGATATCTAGATTCGATCTCTGTAGCTTCTTTTTCTTGGTGTGTCTTCTGAGATTTTACATTTTAGTTAAATTTTCACAGCTTTCTCTGAGGTTTCAAACCATAAAACTTATACATACTTATACCCAGAGGTTCCAGATACTGTGATTTTCTCTTGGATGATGGATGAATATTTTCTTAACCTCTATTTGAATttgttcttctttcaaatttctccaataattttttgattcgTTTATTGACATTTCCAGTGAAACTCTAGGATAACTTGAAACTTTTGCAGCTAACAAATTTAAAGTGAAACCCACTTGTCCTGGCCCAAATAAATGTGTAGTTTTGAAATATTGGTTGGTTGGTCCTTTTGCTTTTTGTGGTTGTGCACCATGTTTTGGAGTTTCATCAAAAACTCTTATGATCTTTAGCAAGACcatcattattttattaaatgAAAATTTTGATATCCGAGTGTATTTTGCAGTAGATTATGGGTGTGGTGTTGCTCAATCTAGGCTGCATAAGTTTAGAAATATTCTGAATTGTACTCAATGCTTAAAAGGTTTTTGcatgctaaaaattttaaaaagtaacTGACAtattctctccctttctctcttagGATTACAAGTCTTTCGATAttgtatctttatttttagattttaatatatGACATTGATTGGATTATAGACCAGAACAAAATGATGTCACACTGTATTAGTACACTGTTTGTGTGCTCAGAATTATTCTGGCCCATGAAAACTTCTGATTAATCTTTTCTCATCAACACTTGAGCTTGATTTAGGTAAGATAGATGTCGGTTATACGTTAGCAGACTACAGTCTTATTTTAAATTCATCTTCACCCTACTCACCTCTTTCTCCTGGAAAGCATTGATCTTTGTTATATCTTTCTGTTTTGTTTTCCTTTTATGTCAGAATAAGGTACCGTCAATGAATTTGACGACATTGGCAAGATGAAAGTAGGCCATTATGCTgctttacaaattgatcatcaagGTTACCAAAATCTTAATACATGGCTGAGAAAGTGGGCATAGTTTCGGATTTGTTTGATTGAATTGTCATAGACATATAGTTTAGAAAATGGCATTGTCATGaagtttttgaataaattatatttgGAACAAACAACTTGAGATAAATATGGATATgcaaattgattttttttctcttttttttttttttgtttttttcctaCAACCATGGGACAAGTATATCTCCTCTTGATAATCCTATCGTGTGATTTGTAATAAGCCAAAAAATGGCAAAATTGGTCATACCTGGGAACCAGCAGGTTAATTGCAGAAGCCTTCCTATACATTGTGAATGGGAAGACATAGTTATTGATGTTCTTTAGTATTACTCGTATCAAAAAGAGCTCGTTTCTATGTGGATAGATGAAGAAAGCATGATGGAAACCTTTTTACTAGGCAGCAAGTGAAAGTTACATGATTGTAGGAGAGATTTAAAATGTAAATTTCCTGCAGAAGCCAAGAAATAAAGAAAAGggtatcttgttcttattgttgGGTATATGCCTGTACTCTCCAACTGcataagtctttttttttttaatagtaatCTATGACAGTGGCTAAACAAAATAGCACTTATGATTTTTCTCACAAGAATTAGTGATTTGTTGAGTATATTGGTAAATATTATAGcactttctttttaatttttcttttctggagCATTATTGTTCTGGTGTTTGGTAATTCAAGGTTTGTGTTTGTATAACAATGTATAGCATATATGTATCAAATGTGTTTTCAATCAACAGCTGGTATAACCCACATTCTACTTGTACATTTCATAATACTGCACTCCTCAATCTTCTTCCCACCATAAAGTGGTACTCATATGCACTTCTTGCAAAATTTATAGCTTAATACAATTACGTTGTTCTGGTGGCTACAAGTATAGAGTTCtgccttttcttgttcttttggCTTCCCTTTTAATGACTGATATATCTTGCATCATACAGTTTGCTCGTCATGAATCTGGGGTAACCCATGTCTTAGTAACAGGAGGTGCTGGCTATATTGGCTCACATGCTGCACTTCGGCTCTTGAAGGACTCATATCGAGTAACAATTGTGGTAATCCACTCTTTCTTCACATGGACCTGTATCTTTTTGTACTCTAATGACCATTGGTACCAACAGTTTCATGTATTCTGTGGAAATAATTTAATCTTGTTGCTATGATTTTTACAGGATAATCTTTCTAGGGGAAATATTGGTGCAGTTAAGGTTCTCCAGGAGCTATTTCCAGAGCCTGGGAGACTTCAATTCATTTATGCTGATTTGGGCGATGCAAAAGCTGTATCCttgtcactttttttttttgttcaaattACAATTTGACAATTTTTTGCAGTGAAGTTTTTTTTGTGTCAGATGGACTTTGAGGTTCATTCTTAAATCAGTTATCAGGTTAACCAAATATTTGCACAAAATGCATTTGATGCTGTTATGCACTTTGCAGCTGTTGCTTATGTGGGGGAAAGTACACTTGAACCTCTAAGGTATGTTGATGTTTTCTAAATACCTCATCTGGGCCAGGTGGTTGTTACTTGCTTGTTTTTCTTAATTGCTGTAGCTTTGGTTTTATTGCTGCATGAATTAAAGTTTATGAAAACTATACTGGTACAATGCTGGCATTTCTTGACAGGACATAAGCTTCATATTATTGCTTAATATGGCCTTATTGGTGCTAGTTTTTTTGTTCTGCTAATAATGCCTATATGTTAACTATGACCATTAATAAGGCCATATTATCTCTCCTACCTGCAAATACCTCATTTGTTTGTATCATGAATATGAGTGGATTTATTAAAAGTGGTGTTCTCTTTTTATTGTTAATTTGTCCAAACATATGGTGGCTGTACTTTGTTGATGGGCACCAATATTACTTGCGATGGATGTAAATCATATAGGGAGCACAGATACTTCAACTCACATGCCGTATACATGCTAGATATCGGTACTCACCAGATACTTCTAGCATATGTTTCTAATACTTATATTAAGTATCATattcttttaaaataaaataaaagggtGCTCTGGATACTACATAGATACACTCAAGATACTTCTAGGATACCTCCAAAAATTAGGGTGAGGGATTTTTTGCTTTCTGTTTTCATGAATGCAAACCTTTTAATATTATATGGTTGATTTTGGAGTTTATGATGTTGATATTAAGTTATGAAGCAAGATTTTGAAAATCGGTATCGGTGACTGTCTCGGTCATTGGCCGGTTCAGCGGTGTGCCGGCCAAACCGgcatgtcaatttttttttgcttttttcttttttttttgggtgggaggTGTTCAATCAAGTTTTTATGgattattgaataatttaaagTCCAAAATAATATTTAGTGATATTCATTAATGTTCGTATCACTTCGATACATCTTTAATCGCATGTGACACGAATCTAGGCATGATATTATGTTATTTAGCATCCTAAATAATCAATACATGGACTAGATATCATTGGATTCTAAAatgcttaaatcaattaaaaaaatttaaaaatactcaattcGTACCGATCATCGGAATCTGGTTGATCGTCGATGTCCATAAATTGCAGGATCATCTACGTAGTCAGGAGAAACATCAGTCTATCCTTCTAGCCACATAGCATAATAATCTTTTGTGCTCATTCCATAAGGTAGGCGTGTTGGATCATAACTCATCCTCGATCCTTCACTGAGGTTCTGGCTCTAAGAGCTATCGTCGGGCTCATAGCCTGGTTGTGAAGAGCCCCATCCAAATATATTGATAGTAAATTTCGATCTATAAGATGCTTCGGACTGCACAGGATAGTAGCCACTAGAAGATGATGTCTCCAATGCACCATATCCATATCTGTAAAGATCATAGGCTATCATGGCTGCAGATAAGAGGATCCAGAATACGAGGACGAATCTAATACATCTATGGATTCTACTCCATGTGTGAAGTCATCTGTAGCTGCATCATATCCTAAACGATCTCACGGAGCTCATCGTCTGTATAAAATCATATCGTCATGGACTTTACGAGCTCGTATATCATGGTTCCTATCCTGCATGGCGTACGTAAACTGAGACTCATTAGTGAATAGAAGATCACCAATCGGCTGCATCTCCTATCCTTTGATCCTTtcatgatcatcagatccataagTAGTTGAAGAACTATCATCACTGCTGTGTCTGGTATCTGAATCTGAGTGAATTGAATGCTCACTCTCTACTGGAGCTGCAActgccttttttttttgtctttgtgCCTAGCAGCTGCCTGCCCTCTTGTCATGCTTTGCTCTGGCTGCCTAGGCTGTGAGAGTGGATGCTGTGGCATATCGGTTGGAGGTCTATGTGGAATGTTGCTATTTGCCCATCGAGAGACATCCACCCTAGCCTCAATAGCAATAAAATTGATAGGTCGTGGAGGCgatcctggctcatcaagctTTAGCTCCTGCTGCTGACTCATAATCCATCCGATCATcagatcttcatcttcatcaacaAAATCATTCATAGTCGGATCTGAGTACTTCAGCTGAATTTCTTTCTTAATGTATTTGAGCCTCAGTCTCAAATTATAGTGCACATACACAAGATCATTGAGGTATTTCTATTTTAGACGGTTCCTCTACTTACTGTGGATAAGGACAAAGGTCCACCAGTTGTACTCACATCCACCCGATGAAATCGTTTGGCAGAGGATCTTGATGGTAACATCTTTCAAATTTCGTGCGGATCCACCAAAATACACCCATCATTCAGCTGCAAAGTCATTAAAATTTagcaaaatcaaaaagaagattgaataTGTTAATATGATAAtagatttattaatatatatttggaTTCATCTTTGATTTACTTCTGATCGCTATATTACTTCCTAATGATTCTGTGCCCTCAAATATTTTCATCTGTAAAAGAATTATTTGTCATAAAATCTTAGTTGTGGAAGATACATCTAAGTTAATAAACATCATTGAACTTAATTTACTTGTTCAAGACATATAGCCACGATGTTTGGATCGGACTTCATCTTGTCTATTACATTTTGTAAGGCGGACAAAAGCTCTTCATCCATGCCAATACCAGGTATGGAGTACTGGAACCTCGGATTCAGATAATAAGCTGCACACAGGTTTTCGTAATTGATTaagtttattatataaattttgaaagtttttgATTTGCTGCTTACCTACTAAATGTAACTTCCTACTCATTTGATAGCTCCATCGATGGTCGATGATCCTGATGTACTCATCGGCATGCTGTGGATCTGTCATCTTGATTTGTTCCTTTGTCCTCTCCATCATATAATATAAGAAGCCCATCTGGGGGCATTGCTCACCATCCACGGTCCGAAGCATTTCATATAGAGGCTTGATAGCCGTCACTATCTTCTCGGTCTGCTGTTAGAATGACTGTCTCATCACTAAGCTTTTCACATTGCTCTTCTCAGTGCCTGTTCGGACATATCTGCTTTGTTGCCACTCAGGACTGACAAACATGTGATGCAGATATACTTTCTTTTCAATCAAGCTATCAAGTGCTATATAATTAGTAGTAAATTGTGTGACATCTGATCTCAATATATCATCTCTAGCAAACTGCCACATCAATGATAGGATCTATGTAtaattgtagatgaatctagtgaAGCTCTGTGCTGATTCCATTATCTTCTGCACCCTACGAATTTTTTCAATATCTATCAATATCAGATCAATATAATGTGCAGCACACAGGGTCCAGAAAATAtgcggtcgctgctccatcaATATCTCCCCTGCAGCCTTATACTGTGGTCCGTTTTCTGTAATAACTTGCACGACATTCCGCTCTCCTACCTGATCAATCACCTCCATCCGAGGATGTAACTGATATCATGCATCTCAGCTGAAGCATCAACAGACTTGTGAAAAAATGTTCTTCCATCATAATATGTCAAGAAGTTGATGATGTTTCGTCTAGTAGGACCAGTCCAACCATGTTGTGGATGCATTTGTGAGCAGGGTCTATGGCCGTCGACGGAGCATGAGGAATGCGGAGACTGGGGCGGAAGATGCGCAGGCAGATCAGGTTAAAGTCTGAATTGGGAAGATTgtagtgaaaaattttttcagTTAGAGGTTGTTTCGAAAATCAAAGGAGCAGCTTCAGAATTCACATTTCAAGCTTTAATTCAAgttttcaattttaatttaaattcaagtTTCAAAATTGTAGGAGTAGTTGTGATGTAATCTTTGTGATTTTAGGAGGACTTATTCCTTTTGAATGCTGTAGCCTTTCTTTATAATGCATTGATTATCAGCAATAAAAATCAAgtataattttatccaaaaactTTCCTATGAGATTAGAGGGTTCTCTCTAACAAGCCCTCACTTAGACTTCACGATAGGTTTTTCAAGGAAAAGCAGGAACGTGAATAAGGGAAAGTCGGTCTCGCACGAGGAAGAATTTCTAGTTCACCGACGTGTGACCAGATCCTACTCGAGGGGTCGTAACAAACTATCACACATCACAGTCAACCCATATATCAGCCACTTGCTCTGATATGAGgcaatttatttttcaagatCTTTTTTATTCTGGTCAAGAAGTTCACCATGGATATCCCTTGGTTTTGGAGGATCTACACTTGGACCGACATTCTATATAGATGAAATGGCAGAGTGATAATATGGATTGTCTGCTGCATTCGTTGGGATGTGATTGAAGTGAAACCAAGATCCAATAGCTTGCCACacatccttcttcttatctttcttcaacatagtatcaatccTTTGTTGCTTGGAATCTCTACTAGAAAATGCATGTGGATCCAAGTCGTGGATAGTGGCTCCTGTTAGAATCTTCTTAAAAGGCTTCTTTTTACTACCAAATGCTCTCAACATGGATGCAAGACGGCTAGTGCCTCTACTGGCGGACTCTCTAATTGAGGATGTCCTCCTAAATCATAATTCAAACTCTGTTGTAGTGCTCTTTGAGCCTGATTTGCCCTTATAAGCTGACGGTCCAAATCGAGCTTTGTGCCTAGCTATCTCCTCTAGCTGCTATTGATCATCCAAGCTTGTCCGAATGGTAGCATTGATCTGTGCCTGCTTGTCATCTGGAACAAATCTTTTCTCTGACTCCTTAGAGTGACAGAAGGTGGCTCTGTTGCTTGATGATCCAGCTCTACCTTCTTGATcaaatttctttctttcattgcttTAAAATCAACAAAGTGTTTCTTCATTAATTGATGGACCTCTTGTGGATATTTACGATACATAGCTATATCCGAATAGTCACTAGCCAAATGTTGCTTCAACCATGTAACTCCTCGCTTGAATTCTATGCTACATCATTTACATCTCCAATGATGCTGACCTGAGAGCATCTCCTCATGCTTCTAACCAATGTCACGTTTTGGATCATTTTTCTTCCTTGATGGATCCATTCTTGAAAATTGATAAGCGCATCACTTCAATAATTACGTAAAAATGATAGATTTcgtttacttaatttttttatatttttaaattatttatttatttttaaaaattttttaaactaaaatatattaaaaatttaaaaattataaaaaaataatttgatcttagATCCATATAGAGAATCTTACCATAGATACTACATATAATTTTCTTAAACAGTGGACATGcatgaaatgctatttttttctaaatttaggcTTAGGCCACTATGCACAAGATCCGTTAAAATATTGATAAATGGGtataaaatttatgtcaaaagtaGCTTGTAAGTTCCTAAACAATAATCTGattttaaagttatttttttaattttttttaaaatttttatttcaaaaatatatttttaatttaaaaaattatatacttaatgaaaattaatgattttagtgtGTAGATTATCTATAGATCTATAATATATACTAAAAttatgtcaaaaaatttttttttgatatgattttttcttgttttttcatttttcacgaatttttcaaaagaaaaaagagaggaagagaggaaagagagcatGATTTTGAGAAACATACCTTAAAAAGCTTTAATCCATGTATTCCTTGATTCTTCTTATGCCTCTCGGTGTTAGAGAGTAAGAAACGAAGAGAGAACGGTGTTAGAGAGTAAGAAACGAAGAGAGAACGATCGAGAAATAGAGAAGAAGTCAAAAGACTTCTTCTCTATCTCAAATTATTTTGAAAGAAGGCCGAACTGGGCACTTCGGCTCGATAAAGTTGCGTACCACCCGGTTCACACCGAAACCATCCGGTTTAGGGCAGAACCGGGTGGTTCTCTTTTTTTTGGTTGGGTGCCGAAAATCAGGGCCGATCCGACTTGGTTCAGCGCCGATCCGGTTTGGTACGCCCTGAACCCGATGGTTCGGTCTGGTTTTGAAAACCATATTATGAAGTATCGATTATATTTATTGATTTGAATGATGACTAAATTTTGAGTCTGCAGATACTGATGctaatatataaagtattgactATATTACTTTGATGTCCTACCATGCTACATCGATTCTTTTTACATATATATGAAAAATACTTATATATTTATCACTCAGTTCTTGCCATACTGTATCCTACCTTTTCAAGATTACCCATATCATTGTACCGGTGTTGCATCATATCCATAACCATGTTTCCTGGTAAATTATTAGCTTGACTTAAACAGAAAATGGCCTTTGCATCACATTAAATTTTAATTAGCAAATGTACaagatcaataaaatttttgattttgggatCCTATTATTATTTGGATTGCAAGTGGCCTTGCAGTTCTGTTGGGCTTGGCTAGAAGCTTAACCATGGATGGGACCTGCATTGTTCCTTATATAATATCTTTTGCAAGTCCTTGGATGAAGCAAAATTCTTATGTTAGGctagtttctttgaatatttgAATATTGATGGAGAACTATATCAAATTAGTTAGGTTTAATTCATTTGGAATGTGGAAACACCATTAttttattctttgattttatttctatGTTACTTCATTCTTTTGGTAGTTATAAAACTTCATTTTTAAACATCAATAATTTTGCTGCATTTTGCATTTTGATTCACTGAACTGCTGCTTTCTTCGGCATTCACTCTAATTTAAATAGTCTACTATTTCCAAATTGTTCTCTGATGTGATGCCATTATTGCAGAAATTTGGTATCTCAGGTTTATTAATGCTTATGTAATTAGCTTTTGTTGTGCAACAGGTACTACCACAATATAACTGCAAACACATTGGTCATTCTTGAGGCCATGGCAGCACATGGTGTTAAAACTCTTATTTACTCGAGCACATGTGCAACTTATGGGGAGCCTGAAAAAATGCCTATTACAGAAGAAACTCCTCAGGTCAGAAGACAATAGCATCTAAATGTTTGATGGGGAACCATTTGACCTATCAGTATACAtatattaaaaggaaaaaaactgGTTACTTCCTGGTATTCTATGGAGTGCGCTGTTATCCCTAAATGAACTTAGAAGAAAAAAGGAACCTATATTAGGCTGTGAAATTTGGATATATGTTATCGAAACTAATTTTCTTTTACAAATGTAGTTTCCCATCAACCCATATGGCAAGGCCAAGAAAATGGCGGAAGACATGATTTTGGATTTCTCAAAGAACTCAGACATGGCTGTGATGATTTTAAGGTATGTTGCTTCTTATGCGGACAAAAATTCTTGAATTGAATGGTGGGCAGAGATTAATTATTATGATCCTCAACATTAGATATTTCAACGTCATCGGATCAGATCCAGAGGGAAGGTTAGGTGAGGCTCCCAGACCTGAATTACGAGAGCATGGACGTATATCTGGCGCATGCTTTGATGCAGCATTAGGAATCATTCCGGGGCTGAAGGTACAGTGCTATGAAATCGcaatgccttttttttttggtaaaagaaagaaaaaaaaataccactTACGATAGAACGTTGAGTTTTCTGTTCCCTCATTAATAGGTTAAAGGAACAGACTATCCCACAGCTGATGGAACTTGTATAAGAGATTATATTGATGTCACTGATCTGGTTGATGCTCATGTAAAAGCCCTTGACAAGGCAAGCCCCAACAAAGTTGGTATCTACAATGTCGGTACCGGAAAAGGTCATTTGAACTTCTCCTGTCATTCCTTTCTTTCCTGCCATTATTTCTTCACAACATTCTTAATGTTAGTAGCTTGTAGCAGTTAATATAAACTATAAATCTTATCATATAAATTAATCTATTTCTGCAATCAGTATAAACAATAGGTGTAACATACTTTGGGTTGCACTATTATAAAAATTTTCTAAAAAGTGTTGTATTACTTATCAGGTAGATCAGTTAAGGAGTTTGTGGAAGCCTGCAAGAAAGCAACCGGGGCCACCATTAAAGTTGAATACCTTGACC
The sequence above is a segment of the Elaeis guineensis isolate ETL-2024a chromosome 7, EG11, whole genome shotgun sequence genome. Coding sequences within it:
- the LOC105049059 gene encoding probable UDP-arabinose 4-epimerase 2 isoform X1, with the translated sequence MLPASRSRSQPRAGRSWPFSGMDYSDSRRKPHFLGKVLIAAIFTTLCIFILKQSPGFTGDSAFARHESGVTHVLVTGGAGYIGSHAALRLLKDSYRVTIVDNLSRGNIGAVKVLQELFPEPGRLQFIYADLGDAKAVNQIFAQNAFDAVMHFAAVAYVGESTLEPLRYYHNITANTLVILEAMAAHGVKTLIYSSTCATYGEPEKMPITEETPQFPINPYGKAKKMAEDMILDFSKNSDMAVMILRYFNVIGSDPEGRLGEAPRPELREHGRISGACFDAALGIIPGLKVKGTDYPTADGTCIRDYIDVTDLVDAHVKALDKASPNKVGIYNVGTGKGRSVKEFVEACKKATGATIKVEYLDRRPGDYAEVYSDPSKINRELNWTAQYTDLQESLSIAWRWQKSHQNGYGSPLVMKF
- the LOC105049059 gene encoding probable UDP-arabinose 4-epimerase 3 isoform X2; protein product: MLPASRSRSQPRAGMDYSDSRRKPHFLGKVLIAAIFTTLCIFILKQSPGFTGDSAFARHESGVTHVLVTGGAGYIGSHAALRLLKDSYRVTIVDNLSRGNIGAVKVLQELFPEPGRLQFIYADLGDAKAVNQIFAQNAFDAVMHFAAVAYVGESTLEPLRYYHNITANTLVILEAMAAHGVKTLIYSSTCATYGEPEKMPITEETPQFPINPYGKAKKMAEDMILDFSKNSDMAVMILRYFNVIGSDPEGRLGEAPRPELREHGRISGACFDAALGIIPGLKVKGTDYPTADGTCIRDYIDVTDLVDAHVKALDKASPNKVGIYNVGTGKGRSVKEFVEACKKATGATIKVEYLDRRPGDYAEVYSDPSKINRELNWTAQYTDLQESLSIAWRWQKSHQNGYGSPLVMKF